In Panulirus ornatus isolate Po-2019 chromosome 40, ASM3632096v1, whole genome shotgun sequence, a single window of DNA contains:
- the Pdp gene encoding pyruvate dehydrogenase [acetyl-transferring]-phosphatase 1, mitochondrial, with translation MAKVFSRLYQNVRPLSRRLENKRILSCEAGQVGGARPDGVWSPGAAAARGGQVSSVSTSCVWYNGFPRPKISPQEVSQILRQNEGVVQVSGSRDQEWLAAEVVPAATYSIDAVDSNQLASNSPIEDKLAAARCLHTTGYLFGVFDGHGGPECSQVVAKRLFDYVAAALLPRAELRRVVSEWKAGGRVPLTQVYNDPSQFVVELQEIYDASLLSYCDTLLTSVSQDFSMEEVLIDAFIRLDDDLGREVMENQRSPVLEPLIRVAVSGAVACVAHVDGPHLHIAHAGDCGAVLGMQRQEAGGGWQALRLTNDHSWENPSEVERVLSEHPHSEADHVVRDQRLLGMLMPFRAFGDFRFKWDRNTQIKIIQCYAGSDIIIPHCLTPPYLTALPEVTYHRLRPHDRFLLIASDGLWECMSAIDSVTLVGEYMSGRQTLQPVRFPRQAIALGEIAQLLEQRQKGLSLKPVDKNASTHLIRHALGGSDAGLDHSRLSHSLTLPPEVRRYFRDDISIHVIFFDSNFLRVCPVEI, from the exons ATGGCCAAAGTGTTCTCCCGGTTATATCAGAATGTGAGGCCATTATCACGCCGTCTTGAGAACAAGAGGATCCTGTCGTGTGAGGCAGGTCAGGTTGGTGGTGCCAGGCCTGACGGGGTCTGGTCGcccggtgctgctgctgcccgaGGAGGTCAGGTCTCAAGTGTCAGCACCAGCTGTGTCTGGTACAACGGCTTCCCTCGTCCCAAGATCTCGCCCCAGGAG GTGTCTCAGATTCTGCGTCAGAACGAGGGAGTGGTCCAGGTGAGTGGCAGTAGAGATCAAGAGTGGTTGGCAGCAGAGGTTGTACCAGCAGCAACTTACTCAATAGATGCTGTGGATTCCAATCAGCTTGCTTCTAATTCTCCAATAGAAGACAAATTAGCAGCTGCCCGGTGTCTTCACACCACTG GTTATCTGTTTGGTGTGTTTGATGGACATGGTGGTCCAGAATGCAGCCAGGTGGTGGCCAAGAGGTTGTTCGACTATGTAGCAGCTGCACTGTTACCTCGTGCAGAGTTACGTCGTGTTGTTTCTGAGTGGAAGGCAGGTGGCCGTGTTCCCCTCACTCAGGTTTATAATGACCCATCACAGTTTGTAGTAGAACTACAGGAAATCTATGATGCATCTCTCTTGAGCTACTGTGACACTTTACTGACTTCAGTTAGTCAAGATTTCAGTATGGAAGAGGTATTAATAGATGCTTTCATTCGTCTGGATGATGACTTAGGCCGCGAGGTAATGGAGAACCAGCGTTCTCCTGTGTTGGAGCCCTTAATTCGCGTGGCTGTGTCAGGGGCTGTGGCATGTGTGGCACATGTTGATGGTCCACACCTCCACATAGCTCATGCAGGAGACTGTGGAGCAGTGCTGGGAATGCAGAGACAGGAAGCAGGTGGAGGTTGGCAAGCTCTTCGTCTCACAAATGACCACTCCTGGGAAAATCCATCAGAGGTAGAACGGGTTCTGTCAGAACATCCCCACTCTGAGGCAGATCATGTGGTGAGAGACCAGAGATTGCTGGGGATGCTTATGCCTTTTCGAGCATTTGGGGATTTTCGTTTTAAATGGGATCGAAATACACAGATAAAGATAATTCAATGCTATGCAGGATCAGATATTATTATTCCCCATTGTTTAACACCCCCATACCTCACTGCTTTACCAGAGGTTACTTATCATCGCCTTAGGCCTCATGATAGATTTTTATTAATTGCTTCTGATGGGCTTTGGGAATGCATGAGTGCAATAGATTCTGTAACTTTAGTTGGAGAGTATATGTCTGGTCGCCAAACACTCCAGCCTGTACGATTTCCAAGACAAGCTATAGCTTTAGGAGAGATTGCCCAGTTGTTAGAGCAGCGTCAGAAAGGTTTGAGTCTCAAACCTGTTGACAAAAATGCATCTACACACTTAATACGTCATGCTTTAGGGGGATCTGATGCGGGCTTGGACCACTCACGtctctcacattcactcacactaccaccagaGGTGCGGCGTTACTTCAGGGATGATATATCTATTCATGTAATTTTCTTTGATTCCAATTTCTTAAGAGTATGTCCTGTTGAGATTTAA
- the Faa gene encoding fumarylacetoacetase, with protein sequence MKSFLPFTPDSHFPIQNLPYGIFSTNDNATHRIGVAIGEMILDLSLVSHLFTGPVLKTKQQVFQQDTLNGLMSLGSPAWKEARSTLQTLLRDDCPTLRDDQKLRAKALIPQSSATMHLPAEIGDYTDFYSSIDHATNVGTMFRSKENALMPNWKYLPVGYHGRASSVVVSGTPIRRPNGQTRPKDEEPPVFGPCRLMDFELEMAFFVGPGNKLGDPIGIKVAHEHIFGMVLMNDWSARDIQKWEYVPLGPFLAKNLGTTISPWVVTMEALAPFVIDSYVQDPQPFPYLKHEDKYSYDIKLEVGIRAEGSNHTGTVCRSNFRHMYWTMKQQLAHHTITGCNVRPGDLLASGTISGPTEESYGSMLELSWRGSKTIDIGNGATRKFLQDGDEVVMTGYCQGEGYRVGFGLCTGKVLPAHPL encoded by the exons ATGAAGTCCTTCTTGCCATTCACCCCCGACAGCCACTTCCCCATCCAGAACTTGCCCTACGGCATATTTTCGACCAATGACAAC gcaactcatcgTATTGGTGTGGCCATTGGGGAGATGATCCTGGACCTGTCGCTCGTCTCTCATCTCTTCACTGGACCTGTCCTCAAAACCAAACAGCAGGTGTTCCAGCAA GATACCCTCAATGGACTCATGAGCTTGGGCAGCCCAGCATGGAAAGAAGCCAGGTCAACTCTGCAGACTTTACTAAGGGATGATTGTCCAACTCTGCGTGATGATCAGAAACTCCGAGCAAA AGCCCTTATTCCTCAGAGTTCAGCCACAATGCACCTACCAGCAGAAATTGGTGATTATACCGATTTCTATTCGTCAATTGACCACGCAACCAATGTGGGTACTATGTTCCGAAGCAAAGAAAATGCCCTCATGCCTAACTG GAAATACCTGCCTGTGGGTTACCATGGTAGAGCCTCCAGTGTGGTAGTCTCAGGTACACCCATACGCCGGCCAAATGGCCAGACTCGTCCAAAGGATGAGGAACCACCTGTGTTTGGGCCCTGTCGACTGATGGACTTTGAACTTGAAATGGCCTTCTTTGTTGGTCCTGGAAATAAGTTGGGTGATCCCATTGGCATTAAGGTTGCTCATGAACACATATTTGGCATGGTCTTGATGAATGATTGGAGTG CACGAGACATCCAGAAGTGGGAGTATGTCCCTCTTGGTCCATTCCTGGCAAAGAATTTGGGCACAACAATTTCTCCATGGGTGGTAACCATGGAGGCTCTTGCACCCTTTGTTATAGACAGTTATGTCCAAGACCCCCAGCCCTTCCCATACCTTAAACATGAAGACAAATATTCTTATGATATCAAGCTGGAAGTGGGAATCCGAG CGGAAGGAAGTAACCATACAGGAACTGTATGTCGCAGCAACTTCCGTCACATGTATTGGACAATGAAGCAACAGTtggctcaccacaccatcactggctGCAATGTTCGTCCAGGAGACCTCTTGGCCTCTGGCACCATTTCTGGACCG ACTGAAGAGTCATATGGGTCAATGTTGGAGCTGTCATGGCGTGGGAGTAAAACCATAGACATAGGAAATGGAGCCACACGCAAGTTTCTGCAAGATGGTGATGAAGTAGTAATGACAGGGTACTGTCAAGGAGAGGGCTACAGAGTTGGCTTTGGGCTGTGTACTGGCAAGGTTCTCCCAGCCCATCCTCTTTAG